Proteins encoded in a region of the Diospyros lotus cultivar Yz01 chromosome 9, ASM1463336v1, whole genome shotgun sequence genome:
- the LOC127809311 gene encoding secreted RxLR effector protein 161-like encodes MASIPYASAIGSIMYAMLCTRPDVTHALSVTSRYQSNPGEEHWIAVKGVLKYLSRTKDTFMVYGGGELKLECFTDSSFQSDVDDSKSVSGYVFTLNGGAVCWKSSKQETTADSTTEAEYIAASDAAKEAVWMRNFISTLGVVPNIVDPVLVYCDNNGAIAQAKEPRSHQRSKHILRRFHLIREIIGRGDIKMEKVASAENVADPLTKPLSQQVFERHLEKMGLRYMGNWL; translated from the coding sequence atggCATCTATACCCTATGCTTCTGCCATAGGTAGCATAATGTATGCTATGCTATGCACTAGACCAGATGTCACACATGCTTTGAGTGTCACGagcagatatcagtctaatccaggtgaggAGCATTGGATAGCTGTGAAAGGagttcttaagtacttgagcaGGACAAAAGACACTTTCATGGTATATGGAGGAGGTGAACTGAAACTAGAATGCTTTACGGATTCAAGTTTTCAGTCTGATGTAGATGACTCAAAATCAGTGTCTGGTTATGTATTCACCCTTAATGGTGGAGCAGtttgttggaagagttccaaacaagaaACAACTGCAGATTCTACCACTGAGGCTGAATATATTGCAGCATCAgatgctgcaaaggaagcagTTTGGATGAGAAATTTTATCTCAACACTGGGAGTGGTTCCTAATATTGTTGATCCAGTTCTAGTTTACTGTGATAACAATGGTGCAATTGCTCAAGCAAAGGAACCAAGGTCCCATCAAAGATCCAAACACATATTGCGGAGATTTCATTTAATCCGTGAGATAATTGGCCGTGGTGacatcaaaatggagaaggTTGCATCAGCGGAGAATGTAGCAGATCCCCTTACAAAACCATTGTCACAACAAGTTTTTGAAcgtcatcttgagaagatgggctTAAGATACATGGGAAATTGGCTTTAg